The genomic window AGAAATGTCAAAATCAGATACTCACctgaaagacatgaaaaaattaaCCATGGTCATCAGAACACTGAGGAAGGATGCCCCCCTTTATCCCCTGGCAGAACACATCAAGATCAAATATCATATGAGATCATATAATATCATATCAGAGCATATAAAGAAGATTCTTGTTGAGTCCCTGGGATTTGAGGGAGTCTAAAGATAAATGTGAGAAACCAGGATCCCAGTTCACCAGGTATCTTATAGAAGATAAAGTCTTCCTTTCTCTTCAACAATCCTCCTCTCATCCAAGGAGGGCAAGTGTTTACCTACTGTCATTGCTGGGTGATGATATTGGCTCTAGGGCTTTGTAGTCACTAGGGTACCATTTTGAATCAATGCACAATCATCTACTAAACAGAACCACTAGTGGCTTGAAAGCACCTGGGCCGTGTGTCCTCTGCCACTTTGGATGATGGGTCCCCACCTGTCTGTGGAAGTTGATATGCAAAAAAGCAAGAGGCAAGCTCAGAGTTAGCGTGCAGAAAAACAAGGGTCCCATGTCACCTGCTTGCTTAGGGACCTGAAGGAAAAAGTTTTGTTAAGCAGATTATGCACTTTCAGATGAGCAAGAGAGACCCTTACTCCATAAGCAACACAACAAGTGACACAAAAGACTTTATGCCTATTCATAGTAAACAAAGTAGAAGGCTCCAGGAGAAAATGCCTGGTTTATTGACTGGCTTCACAAACTTTCTGGAAACCTTTAGGACAATGCCTCCAAGGGCTGACTTAGTCAGCACTGGTGAATAGGACTTTCTAGTTTGTTCTGAGAGTAACCCTTTGGAAGTCCCTTGGATTTCTTGAGATCACTGAGGAACATAAACAAAGATGTTCCTGCCTAACTGGGTGCTGATGTTTAAGAGACCCAGGGACCCTCCCTTAAGTCCCTCTAGGGGCAAGATCAGAAAACCCATGATCACTCTGTCTCTGTGGGATCCATCACAAATTCTTTGATAGGATCCTGTGCTTATCAGAATTCTGCCTCCTGCCAGGATTGGtccctgattgtagagccaggactaaagcACAGCCCAGTgtagacccaaaaccaaaataaataagtaaataaataaagagatgaTGAACTTGcctcaaaaaccaacaaactgATATTAGAATGCCAGTCTCCACTTCCAACTAGTATGGACTTTCACAAAACTCAAATTGCTTCTGGGTATGAAGAATTGAGTCTATTTACCTAACATCTTGGGGGAGTTTAACAACACACTTGCTTTTTTAACATAAGACTGAGACATAGGTACAAAACTGTTTCCTTCACAGAGAGTTGTAAGTACGCATTTACAAAAGAGGAGCCATATTCTACAAGTTTGATATTGTACAGTGGCATGATATTTATATGGGCAGCCATTTCCAGACATCCTTCTGCCTACCTCTGCTTCCAGAGGCACCACTTACCATCCACACTCTTGAAGACCTCAGTCTTGTTGCTCACACCTTTAAAATCAAACTGGTACATCCTCCAAGTATTTCTGAAGTCAAATTCTATCTTGTCCCATTCAAAAATCACCTCATCAATAGGATAGGAAACTGTAAAATAATATGGGAAGGAGGGTGATGTAAGAATAAGAAGCCCATCTAAAGTTTCCTTCAACACAGTCGAAATAATGCCTGggattcaagaccatggcagtcTTCCTCAGTTGTGGAACCTGGCCTCTCTTACCTCATTCTTGAAGTCAATTCTGTAAGTGAATTTACTGAGCATTTGTCAGTACTAGCTCTGTGTAGGACATACAGAGTGAACAAAGCAGGATCCCTACtcccaaacaatcatattttactgaataagacatattttattgaataaaagccCTAGCTATGAACCAGTGGGCAAACAGGAGGGAAACACCATTTGGGACCCACATTACTAAAGGGCTTCAAAGTATATGTAACATTGCAAATAACTtaaaagtttgtaaaaaaaaagtgccatATGGATGAAACAGAAGAGATGAGGGAAGGTGTTGTCTTGCAGGAAGGTAAAAATGACTTATGGAATGCTACTAACTTAGGAGGTGGGTAAGGTGAACAGGATAGATGGGCAACAAAGTCACTTCACAAAAGCCTTTGAGGGCCATTCTAAGGAATATGGAGTTGAGTATGAGAGCTCTGCAAGTATTCAGAACTGATCTGTTATAGACTAGATGGAACTTTTCAGCTAGGGCAGTCTGTCCTGCAGACTTGTCTAGGAAGAACAGTTTTGTGAGACACCAGTACAACAATTGAGGCACAGTCTAATGAAGGCAAGATCAAACTTGTAGTATGAGGATACAGAAAACATTGCACAAGCAACATAAATTGTGAAAGGCACAACCAACGAGATGTAGAAGACTAAGAACAGAGAAGCAACCAAAACTCTCagtgaagggaaaggaaggaactcAACATGACACCTAGGTCCAAAAACACAGCAATGCCAACAGAAAGGCGATATAATGGACTTGTGGTTCAGGAGAAACCTAGACATCATCGTAGAAAAAGCAAAGATGAGAACAAAGATGAGATAAAAAGAAGGGCCCCAGCATGATTCTGAAGACCCCGAAACCTATTAGGGTACTCACAACAAGAGAAAGACAGAGTGCAAGAGTGAGAATCCATTGGAAATTTGACCAGGTGAAGTGAACATCCAATATCAAATGATCAgcctggaaggaagaaagagttcTAATTAGCTTCATCCTAAACCACCTACGTATCCTCAACTTGGGTCACCATGATAGTACTGTGGGGATTTCACACAAAGACCTCAAAGGAGAGAccaaaagagaggaagaagggtcTGGTAAGTACGTGCCACTCTGATTTTACATCATCACAGAAACATAGGGGTTGAGTTAGAAGAAGTCCAGTTGCCAGACCATTGGCCAGACCAGTTGGCCAACCAAGAGTCCAGACCAGTTTGCCAGGTCCTGCCAAAATTCTCCTATGCTCTACCACCTGCCCATACCCCATATCTCATATGTAAAACACTCCCTTGTCAGGCATTAATGCAACTCACTAGGTCTTCCCAAGAGTTGTGTTGCTGCTTCTCCCAGATAATTCAACCATGGAATAACCATCACAGAAAAACCATGGAAAATTCAGTTATCATTTGAGGATGCAACTGTCCAGGCAATGCAGTCACAAGAGTTCTGGTATGAATAATCATAACCGGGTACCCATCTCAGCTCTGCCATAAACCTGGCATATCATTATAAATGCTATCTTTCTATTTTAAGATCTGGGTACCATTCTAGTTATGTGGGCCTAGAAAAGGAAAGGGCCTGTAGAAGAGGATATATGCCCATTTTCTGGTGAAACTTCTCAGGAAATGGAAAGTTCCACTAAgttaggatgccaggaatttgaCATACCGAGCTTTGTAAGTCACTTTGCCATCTCTGTAGATGCGTGCCATACTGGTGGAGGAATCAAACCCTTGCTTCCTCGGCTCCTCTTAGAATTATGAATAAGGATATTTGGGGAGCCATATCTGTTTCAACACTTCATCGTGCACAACAATGTTCTCAAAGCTGCCCTCAAAACGGAGACGGTCATCATACCAGGTTTGGTAGAAGGTGATGTCCATGGTATATTCCTGGTAGGGAACATAGAAAAGTTGTTCACAAGTGGGACTGTGTGAACAAAGAACATGGCattataaagtctttttttttggtggtgtaaGGATTGTACTCCAGGATTTCACACATGCAAAGTATAATGTTCTATCATTGGACTACATGGCTAATCCAAAGATATCAAAGCTAAGACCTTGGTCAACTTttcatcttctttgtttttgtgtaagAGATAGAATACAGAGCCTCACTCATGGGAAAGCATGTGCTTTAACTACTGAGCTCCATTCCTGCTCTCAAGACTCTCCTTCTGACATTTTGTGATGCCAAGGTCTATAAAGTCATTGAGATTTGTATAAGGAAAAAATATGAGTTTGGCTGTGGTAGTTTTCTAATTCAAGACATTTCCCAAAAAAGCACACATTCCCAGGTATCTGACATTCTGGAAAGAGTCATTTCACTTAGAAACAGacatataattattttccattcCCCACCCTCCCTTGTAAGACAATGGTGCTACACCAGCCAGGTCAACTCCTCCTTGGCTCATTTCCATAGGAAATCAATACACACAGTAGCAATACACACAGTATGAAATCATTGAAACATTTATAAACACACAGATCTTTGATTATGTACCAAGGATGTTTCCCTTTTGAGTTCTTATTTGGGGAGCACACTTGATAACTTCAATTCTTCATTTCCCagagtttatattaaaaattgaagcttgaattataagaaaaatgtattccATTTCATTTTGTGTTGTGGTTTTGTTAGCTTAAATTAGTTTTTAGTTGATTCAGAAATCCTTTACTGTTACTAAATTTTTCACAGCCCCACATTCCATTacagtttattttagtttaagaAGCTAGACTTTACTCAGCATCGCTTTAACTGGAGGTTTCATTCAAATAGCTCCATCCAGTCAATAAAGATGCTGAGGACATACAATGTGGTTCAGTTGTCtcaaaaatcacacaaaagaaTGAGATATCACTCCCCAAATaagattctgtgtgtgtgtgtgtgtgtgtgtgtgtgtgtgtttgggtcacacgcggtgttgctcaggggttactccaggctccatgttcagaaattgctcccggcaggtacgggggaccatatggggcgccgggattcgaaccaatgaccttctgcatgaaaggcaaatgccgtaccaccatgctatctctcgggcctcaAATAAGATTCTTAAACACTTCCCTTTAGACTATGCAAGGACATTACTTTTTCCATGAGTATTCACTTACTGTTGGCTTGAGTGTCCACCTGCAAATATCATCTCAGAGCCTAGACTCTGAGCTCACCCAGAAAGCTACTTGAAAATGTAGATTAGAATGAGTAGAAAGTTTGATCTTTCCATAATGAAAGCTAAATAGGACCATACTGACCATGGAATGATAGCTATTTAACATGCAATAAAGTACTAGTACAAACAAGATAAACATTCTTAAAGGAAAAGTTGGTAATTTTacatataaggaaagaaaaaacattattcGAAGGAAGAAGCAATATGCACTCAGGTGTTTAaagttgctttattatttttattctggagAAAATACTGGTGTGTGTAGCCAGGATTGTGGAAGTCCTCTTCAGGCAGCTCAGGGCTTATGTTTTCCAGTCTCCTTCCCATCGCTGTTGGCAAAAATCCCCCCaaccccttcccaccaccaaaatgcaTGTTATAGACAAATTGAACAGAAACACTTATATTAGAAAGTCAGCTCCCCATATTAAGAGGTGATGTTCCATTGAAAGCTCAGTACTCACCATGTTGGAGACAGAGAGGGGACCAAAGGCGTGTATTAAGAGATCGAAGTTGACCACAGTGGGATGTTCTACAAAGAATGCAAAAATGGTAGATTATTCATCTGGGGCATGAATGGAACAAGAGGAGTCATAGGAGAAATGGGTCAAGTGTTGGCTGCACAATTTCAACATTCAACCCATTTCTATGTTCTTTCAGAGTCAGACTCCCCCCATTTCCTAGAATATTTTACATTCCTTGAAGGATATGGTTGGGGCATCTCATAGTTAGAACCACCAAGGATGTCAGAAGAAACACATATGGACTCTGGTAGTGCCATTGCTGTGTGGGACAAAAGTGCATCTTACCATATGTTCCTGCCTAAACGTGGTGCCACTGTCACTTATAGCCTGGGCCCATACTCCACCCATCTATTTCTGTTCCCTCCAGAATAGTGGGGGGGTGAACTATGTTCTACTTACTACCAAAGCCAGGACGCAGACTGTGGTCATGATTTTTTAGAATGTTGTCCAGGATTCTACTTGCTTCTAACATTCTGCTGCTGATAATACGGACGTCATCATTAGTGGATAGTGCCTGTTCAAATGGGATCTCCTCTTCAGGGGCCTGAGGCTTGGGGTTGGATACAGCCTTAGGAGCAGTAGTGGGATTGGGCACCACCTCGTGAGCAGAAGTGTCCTTGGGCACCACCTTAAGAGCAGAAGTGTCCTTTTTCACCCGAATACATGGTGCTTTTATCCTAGAACAttggagcaaaaataaaaacatatatgtaaatatcaaAGAAGCTCTGTACTCCACTCTGTGGGGGATCCAGCTAATGCCTCTTGTGACAGAGGCAAACACAACTGgaaacaacagctaaagtgcagTTAAGGAGTAGCTGTTAAAGTCAATTATGAGTTAGTGATTGATTCTCCTTTTCACTTTCTTTCCAATCTTGTTGTGCTTtggtgacatatatatatatatatatacacatttaaacagcttgattacaaatatgattgtaagttgggtttcagtcatacaaagcaaagaataccacccttcaccagtgtaacattcccatcatttGGTGACTTACTAATTGTATCCCTTTCTTAtggtactttattttaaaaaaatcaatagcaaAACCAAGTTTTAGACTTTATAAGGATTTTTCAATGTGGaaaaaatgagatttttctttGACTGTAATGGTGGTATGTTATTATGTTTTTCAGGGATTAAGAGATTCTTATTACAGTCAGTGCATGTAGAGTGATATGTTACATATGTTTACAAAAGTTGAAATAGGAAATGGGGTGAGGGGGATATCCAGGCTTGATAATTAATAAGGATGGTGATGGGTGCATGGAGAGTACATCCTACTGTTCCCCCTTTCTGGATAAATTGTAATTCAAAGTGTTTTTAAAAGGCTTTAACAAGTTGAATCTCTAATGTGGAAAGGAAGAGATTTTATTGTTAGGAGGCAGGTGGTGAAGTTTGCTGATGTGagtgtgttcgtgtgtgtgtgtgtgtgtgtgtgtgtgtgtgtgtaggggactTGCAATGTTCTGTTTCCTTTCAGGCACTGTTGCATAGGCATGCTCACTTGATGAAAAGTCACTCACTGCTCACTCATGACTTAGATATGCTTACATTTGTGTCTTAAACGTGCAAATTGCTTTTGGGCAAATAATCAGAAAGTTGTTTTCCTAAAACAGGAGGTTAACAGTATTGGAGATGAAGGTCTGGGCCTGCATTTCAGACCAGGGAATACACAACTGGAACAAAACACCaatttttgcagttttttttaacTGAGAATTTGACTGGCATATAGGTGTGCTACATCTAGACCACTTATCATGTCTGAAGAATTAATGCCAGTTCTGAGCAAAGGAACAGCTGGGCTGGGGAAAATTTTGCTCTTTCAGAGACCACATCTGAAAGTCCTCTGACAGGATTTTTCCAAAAAGGTACTGGTACTTCTCCAAGATGTCCACCACTGCTAGCCAAGGCTACTGAGTCTGCAGCAGCCCCAGTCACCTGTCTGCCATCATCAGCCAGAATGCCACTAAACTCGAAAGACCACTGACATTCACCCTCTCTTTGACCATTTGCCAAGAAAATGCAACAGAGTCAGAAAGTTCCTGCAACTCTGCAAGTAGCCCAGGCCAGTAAGAAACCAGAAATTGAACAAACTCAGTCCAGTGCCCTTTTTCTGGGCCTTCTGGGGGTCAGGTGTGAGGTTAGCCTCAAATAAGGCAAATCTGAGAAACACACATGCGTGAAAAGAGGGGGGCTTCCAAGGGGTTTCTTGGGCATCACACCGCTTTTGATGAGGATGATCATGTGATTGCCAGAAAAGAGCAGAAGTACCACTAGATTGTCTATTTCCACCTCTCAGCCATCTTCTTCACCCTAAacatggagaaactgaggcccgTGTGGAGGGAGAGTTATGCAGTCACATGACTGCATTAAACCAGGACCAGAGCAAGATTGCTGTTTCTGCAGCCCATCCAAGCCCATGACATCACCGTTGCCATGTTGACTGAGGCACGGGGTCTGCCCAAGGGGTCTcctgtccctcctccctcttccggTCCTCTCTAGACCCCTCTGGCGCTCCAGTCACCGAGTCACCATGGCAGCCACTCCGGTCAGCCCCCACCACATCGGAGACATGTGCATTCTGAGCACGCAATCAGAAAGATCCTCCAATTTCCAAGACCCTGCTGCCCGATCCCCCCCCCCAGTCCCCCACAACACTGGGGAACTAGAGAGAGCAGCGGGGGAGGGGGGAAAACAGCCCTTTTCTAGAAGCAGCAAAGCACCCTGGGTGGGGCGAGGCGACGCGCAAGACACCAGCCAAGAGTCACAACAAAGTTGCAGCATGTGCAACAGATGAGAGAGTGCAGAAACTTGTGCAGGAGGCAGGAGGCAAAAGGCACCTCTCAAATACTGAGCCAGGACGCAGGGGTGGGAGGGACAAGTGTGGCCTCAGTCTCAAGGGCCACTGGCAGGAATGAGGggagtgtgtgtgcatgtatgtctggatgtgtgcatgtgtgtaaatAGATTCCTAGTCATTGTCTAGTGTGCCCAAGTCTGGAGTGTGACAGGGATGTggaaggaggtgtgtgtgtgtgtgtgtgtgtgtgtgtgtgtgtgtgtgtctggagtGTGACAGGGATGTGgaaggaggggtgtgtgtgtgtgtgtgtgtgtgtgtgtgtgtgtgtgtgtgtgtatttctggcCACTGGGTCCAGTGTGCCCAAAGCAGGAGTGTGACAAggatgaggaaggaagggagtgcatgtgcgtgcatgcatgtatgcatgtgtatGTATGGAAACTGTTCCATCACGGACTGGAGCAGGCAGCCAAGTGGCGGGAAACAGGTCTGGTTGGAGCTGGGCCACCAGGACTCAGCAGGGCGCAAGGAACGGGGTTCTGCTTCTCCAGGATATCCCAGGCAACACTCCCAACATTTCAGCAACTGGTCGGCGTACCCGCGCAAGCCTTTGAGGGCTCCCCTTTCCCAGCCCCCCACCCGACCCCCCAGACCCCACCCACAATCCTCAGAATCTCCGACCTGCTTCCCCACCTTCTGCCCTCGCTAAGTCTTCCTCTTGCAtgggaaaatggggggggggtacaTTCAATTCCCGCTGCCTTGGGAGTGGGGGGGCCCGGGGGCTGCTGGAAAGAGAGGGGCGCAAGTGACCGCGCATCCAGGGTACCCCGCCTCCCTCAAGGTTTCTAGAGGATATGGAGCTGCGTGCCCAGGACCAAGACTCACCCCACCAGCAGGACCGCGGTCAGGAGCATGAGCACCCGCAGAAATTTGGGCAACATCGTGGCAGGGACCGGCGCGAACAACCATGTGATGTTCGCTGCTCGCGGTCTGGCTCCCCAGAACGGCGTGGAAGGTTTTATGGGCTTCCAACTTTCACTCCTCCCCTAGCACCGCCCCGAGCCCGCCCCCTCAGCCCCGCCCCTAGTTCGGCTGCAAATCCGCGGGCAGTTCCGCCGCAGCCGGGGAGTTGCGGGGAACCGCTGCTCCcgaggaggggggaaggaggtggagggaggCTCCGCGGGGAGCGGAtgcggaggagggagaagggaggctGGCAGCAGCGCATCCCCGGGAAAGAAAGAAGGCTGGTGGGGGGCTTCAG from Suncus etruscus isolate mSunEtr1 chromosome X, mSunEtr1.pri.cur, whole genome shotgun sequence includes these protein-coding regions:
- the GABRE gene encoding LOW QUALITY PROTEIN: gamma-aminobutyric acid receptor subunit epsilon (The sequence of the model RefSeq protein was modified relative to this genomic sequence to represent the inferred CDS: substituted 2 bases at 2 genomic stop codons), encoding MVKERVNVSGLSSLVAFWLMMADRIKAPCIRVKKDTSALKVVPKDTSAHEVVPNPTTAPKAVSNPKPQAPEEEIPFEQALSTNDDVRIISSRMLEASRILDNILKNHDHSLRPGFGKHPTVVNFDLLIHAFGPLSVSNMEYTMDITFYQTWYDDRLRFEGSFENIVVHDEVLKQIWLPKYPYSXFXEEPRKQGFDSSTSMARIYRDGKVTYKARYVIDIGCSLHLVKFPMDSHSCTLSFSCFSYPIDEVIFEWDKIEFDFRNTWRMYQFDFKGVSNKTEVFKSVDGEYLILTFLFNITRHLGFATFQSYIPSSMTTVLSWVSFWIQKDCSPARTSLGITSVLTMATLCTFTRKEIPFMTCVTALDFYIAFCLIFCFCSLIEFAVITFLTYKKKRSRVPRLRHVRISRRGRRSGRASQQDDSNSNSGSDGDNDSDSDGDSDSDGEDQRVWERLACPEQLQNDPYVAHRPWNTCKWYQKFFCTFPSCHGSTWQSGRLYIHIYRLDAYSRVCFPVAFFIFNVIYWCVCLN